Proteins from one Nicotiana tabacum cultivar K326 chromosome 23, ASM71507v2, whole genome shotgun sequence genomic window:
- the LOC107774580 gene encoding protein SEMI-ROLLED LEAF 2: MNGVSGVISRQVLPACGNLCFFCPAMRTRSRQPVKRYKKLISDIFTRSQEEEPNDRKIGKLCEYAAKNPFRIPKITKSLEERCYKELRNENFRSAKVVMCIYKKLVVSCKEHMPLFANSLLSIIQTLLDQSRENDMLIVGCEALFDFVNNQKDGTYMFHLDGFIPKLCQLAQQIGEEESAKHLHTVGLKALSAMVWFMGEYSHVSAEFDNIVSVVLENYPRPRKETQDSNQNRWVEEVRKVEGHVSPSPDVIAKVPSWRIIVNEKGELNISKEDAENPSFWSRICLHNIAKLGKEATTTRRVLESLFCYFDDDNLWPTETGIALPILKDMQYTMDASGENAHLLLSILVKHLDHKNVLKQPEMQLDIVQVVTSLAQTTKIHHSMALVSAVTDIMRHLRKSIHYTLDDAKLGAELIKWNRSFQEAVDECLVELSNKVGDAGPILDVMAVMLENISSIKVIARTTIAAAYRASQIIASMPNLSYQNKAFPEALFHQLLPAMVHPDHETRVGAHRIFSVVLVPSSVSPQKIPEDTHQRKATDFSRALSRTVSVFSSSAALFGKLRDQRSSSAENITLETEQKDNNSGMLNRIKSTYSGVYNTIGSPAPVGECTNKSSKEAGPKSLRLSSHQIVLLLSSLWVQSISPANMPENYEAIAHTFSLVLLFSRAKHSYREALVQSFQLAFSLRNVALVEGGSLPPSRKRSLFVLATSMILFSSKAYNIPSLIPCVKATLSDKTVDPFLHLVEDSKLQAADSSSGYGKVIYGSKEDDSSAQKCLSQINITEEQSTESLVSLILKSLSNLPDFEVSATREELLKEFSPDDSDSLGSQFLADAQHRVQQSNSVDLSSILDDDGPDLSQSSSKQNEQSAMEIPNLLSVNQLLESVLETAHQVGRISLSNEPDFSYKEMTHHCETLLTGKQQRMYNLMNSQHRQDSALIRISQNSSEQDKESSSHNQVENQGQVKNQLVDQKAANVSQKPSPGTVDWHCGAQCQSNPETFRLPASSPYDNFLKAAGW, encoded by the exons ATGAACGGCGTATCTGGTGTGATTTCAAGGCAAGTCTTGCCAGCATGTGGCAATCTTTGTTTCTTCTGCCCTGCGATGCGGACGAGATCAAGGCAGCCTGTTAAGAGGTATAAGAAGTTGATCTCAGACATTTTCACTCGCTCTCAG GAAGAAGAACCAAATGATAGGAAGATTGGAAAACTTTGTGAATATGCTGCAAAAAATCCTTTTCGCATTCCCAAG ATAACAAAGTCACTTGAAGAGAGGTGTTATAAGGAATTGAGAAATGAGAATTTTCGGTCAGCAAAGGTTGTTATGTGTATATACAAAAAGTTGGTTGTTTCATGCAAGGAACACAT GCCACTTTTTGCAAATAGTCTGCTCAGCATCATACAAACTCTCCTAGATCAGTCGCGGGAGAATGACATGCTAATTGTCGGATGTGAAGCACTATTTGATTTTGTAAATAATCAG AAAGATGGTACTTACATGTTTCATTTAGATGGTTTTATCCCAAAACTGTGTCAATTGGCACAGCAAATAGGAGAGGAGGAAAGTGCAAAACATCTCCACACAGTTGGCCTGAAAGCACTTTCTGCAATG GTTTGGTTCATGGGTGAATATTCCCATGTTTCAGCCGAGTTTGACAAT ATTGTTTCAGTAGTGTTGGAAAATTATCCAAGGCCAAGAAAGGAAACTCAAGACTCAAATCAGAACAGGTGGGTGGAAGAAGTGCGCAAAGTTGAGGGCCACGTTTCTCCTTCCCCAGATGTCATTGCGAAGGTTCCCTCGTGGAGAATCATTGTGAATGAGAAAGGGGAACTAAATATTTCAAA GGAGGATGCAGAAAACCCATCATTTTGGTCCAGGATTTGCCTGCATAACATTGCCAAACTAGGTAAGGAGGCTACAACCACACGGAGAGTTTTGGAATCTTTATTCTGCTACTTTGATGACGACAATTTATGGCCTACTGAAACTGGAATTGCTTTACCTATTCTAAAGGATATGCAGTACACGATGGATGCTTCAG GAGAGAATGCACATCTTCTGCTGTCAATATTAGTCAAGCACCTAGATCACAAAAATGTTCTTAAACAACCTGAAATGCAGCTTGACATTGTTCAGGTTGTGACTTCGCTTGCTCAAACCACAAAGATTCATCATTCCATGGCTCTAGTCAGTGCAGTGACCGATATCATGAGGCACTTACGGAAAAGTATACATTATACGCTTGACGATGCAAAGCTGGGAGCCGAGTTAATAAAGTGGAACCGAAGTTTCCAGGAAGCTGTGGATGAATGCCTTGTGGAGTTATCAAATAAG GTTGGAGATGCAGGACCTATTCTTGATGTGATGGCAGTAATGTTAGAGAACATCTCAAGTATCAAAGTGATAGCAAGAACTACTATTGCTGCTGCTTACCGTGCTTCTCAAATCATAGCTTCTATGCCAAATTTGTCATATCAAAACAAA GCATTCCCAGAGGCTTTATTTCATCAGTTACTCCCTGCTATGGTCCACCCTGATCATGAAACACGAGTTGGAGCTCATCGAATCTTTTCTGTTGTCCTTGTTCCATCTTCTGTTTCTCCTCAGAAGATACCGGAGGACACCCACCAAAGGAAGGCAACAGATTTTTCAAGGGCACTCTCTAGAACTGTTTCCGTCTTCTCTTCTTCAGCTGCTCTTTTTGGAAAGCTGAGAGACCAGAGGTCTTCTTCGGCGGAGAATATTACCCTTGAGACGGAACAGAAAGATAACAACAGCGGGATGCTCAACAGAATAAAATCAACATATAGCGGTGTATATAACACGATAGGCTCTCCTGCACCTGTTGGAGAGTGTACAAACAAATCAAGTAAGGAAGCG GGTCCTAAATCTCTAAGACTCAGCAGCCACCAAATCGTACTCCTGCTCTCCTCACTATGGGTACAATCCATTTCTCCTGCCAATATGCCTGAGAATTATGAAGCCATTGCTCACACATTTAGCCTGGTCTTGCTATTTTCTAGAGCAAAG CACTCATACCGTGAAGCTCTAGTGCAAAGTTTTCAGCTTGCATTTTCGTTAAGAAATGTCGCACTCGTTGAAGGAG gGTCACTACCACCATCACGTAAAAGATCTCTGTTTGTGTTGGCGACATCAATGATTCTTTTCTCATCAAAGGCATATAATATACCTTCTCTCATTCCGTGTGTCAAGGCTACACTTTCAGATAAAACG GTTGATCCATTTTTACATTTGGTTGAAGATAGCAAACTACAAGCTGCTGATTCAAGTTCTGGTTATGGAAAAGTTATATatggatccaaagaagatgatAGTTCCGCTCAGAAATGTCTCTCGCAAATAAATATCACTGAAGAACAGTCAACAGAATCCTTGGTTTCTTTAATCCTGAAGAGCTTATCTAATCTACCAGAT TTTGAAGTGTCAGCTACAAGGGAAGAGTTGCTTAAGGAATTTTCACCAGATGATTCGGATTCCTTGGGGTCTCAGTTTTTAGCTGATGCTCAACATAGAGTTCAGCAGTCTAATTCAGTTGAT CTGTCCTCAATATTAGATGATGATGGTCCCGATTTGTCTCAAAGCAGTTCCAAACAGAATGAACAATCCGCCATGGAAATTCCCAATCTGTTGAGTGTCAATCAACTTTTAGAATCT GTTTTGGAGACGGCACATCAAGTAGGGAGAATATCTTTGAGCAATGAACCTGATTTTTCTTACAAAGAAATGACTCATCATTGTGAGACACTTTTAACGGGAAAACAACAAAGGATGTACAATTTGATGAATAGCCAACATCGACAAGATAGTGCACTGATCAGAATATCACAGAATTCCAGTGAACAGGACAAAGAAAGCTCTTCCCATAACCAGGTTGAGAATCAG GGGCAGGTTAAAAACCAACTCGTAGATCAGAAAGCGGCCAATGTTTCTCAAAAACCATCACCCGGAACTGTCGACTGGCATTGTGGAGCTCAATGTCAAAGTAATCCGGAGACGTTCAGACTACCAGCATCAAGTCCGTATGACAATTTTTTGAAAGCTGCAGGATGGTAG
- the LOC107774578 gene encoding zinc finger AN1 and C2H2 domain-containing stress-associated protein 13: MGTPAFPNLGKHCSVEDCRLIDFLPFTCDCCHKVFCLEHRSYNRHDCPTANKNNVTVVICPLCVKGVRLIPDEDPNITWGSHVNTECDPSNYEKATKKKKCPVPRCRELLTFSNTIKCRDCTVDHCLKHRFGPDHSCPGPKKPEAAFPFMNFLNGNKEEPKKAQSTSSSRWTTSLFKVVSSVKEKLSSEFSQTQQTGQSGRITSHSANTSSQVEQCPQCHLRFSTVKALIDHVQKIHEKNGVMNLAVDVCPRCSKGFRDPVALVEHVEREHKGTSKA; encoded by the exons ATGGGAACGCCGGCATTCCCAAATCTGGGAAAGCATTGCTCTGTTGAGGATTGCCGGCTGATTGATTTCTTGCCTTTCACCTGCGATTGCTGTCACAAG GTGTTTTGTCTAGAACATCGGAGCTATAATAGACACGACTGTCCAACAGCTAATAAGAATAATGTCACGGTAGTCATTTGCCCGCTCTGTGTAAAAGGCGTACGTCTTATTCCTGATGAAGACCCAAACATAACTTGGGGATCACATGTGAACACCGAGTGTGATCCATCAAACTACGAAAAAGccacaaagaaaaagaaatgtcCTGTACCGCGCTGCAGAGAGCTCTTGACTTTCTCCAACACAATCAAATGTAGGGATTGTACTGTTGATCATTGTTTGAAGCACCGGTTTGGACCTGACCACAGCTGCCCCGGACCTAAGAAACCAGAAGCTGCTTTCCCGTTCATGAACTTTCTGAATGGAAATAAAGAAGAGCCCAAGAAAGCTCAGTCCACGTCGTCCTCAAGATGGACCACGAGCCTATTCAAGGTAGTGTCATCTGTAAAGGAAAAGCTGAGCAGTGAATTTAGTCAAACACAACAGACGGGGCAAAGCGGCCGTATCACCAGCCACAGCGCGAACACCAGCAGTCAAGTAGAGCAATGCCCACAATGTCATCTAAGATTTTCTACGGTCAAAGCTCTCATCGATCACGTTCAGAAAATCCACGAGAAGAATGGTGTCATGAACTTGGCAGTCGATGTGTGCCCGAGGTGTAGTAAAGGTTTTCGAGATCCTGTGGCCCTTGTGGAACATGTTGAAAGGGAACATAAAGGAACTTCTAAGGCTTAA
- the LOC107774583 gene encoding NADPH HC-toxin reductase 1 — protein MEENNNRNSTLVCVTGGAGYIASFLVKKLLAKGYTVYATLRNLEDKSKVGLLKSFPNAEERLKLFQADVYRPEEFEQAIQGCEFVFHVATPLLHSEGFQYKNKVEATVASVKNIGKACIKSGTVRRLIYTGTVLSASPLKDDSNGFKELMDETCWTPLNIHFAFSDDYVREYVEAKTMAEKEILNFGKNGFEVVSLGCGLVGGDTLLSNISTSMAAILSAVTGNEISYQQLKFIEEVDGKVPIVHIEDVCEAHIFGMETASINGRFLCASSFVSSAEIASYYKEKFPEFHINQRYLDDPKRAVKWGSKKLMDKGFVYKKDMKNILDDNISRAKEIGVLNLSSSA, from the exons ATGGAGGAGAACAATAATAGAAATTCAACGCTGGTTTGTGTTACAGGTGGTGCAGGATATATTGCTTCTTTTCTGGTGAAGAAACTTTTGGCAAAAGGGTACACAGTTTATGCCACACTCAGAAACTTGG AGGATAAATCAAAAGTAGGTTTGTTAAAGAGCTTCCCCAATGCAGAGGAAAGATTGAAGTTATTTCAAGCTGATGTCTATAGACCAGAAGAGTTTGAGCAAGCAATTCAAGGCTGTGAATTTGTTTTCCATGTTGCCACTCCCTTGTTACACTCTGAGGGATTTCAG TATAAGAATAAGGTAGAAGCAACAGTTGCTTCAGTGAAGAATATTGGAAAGGCTTGTATAAAGAGTGGGACAGTGAGAAGGCTTATTTATACAGGAACTGTGCTTTCTGCTTCACCATTGAAGGATGATAGCAATGGTTTCAAGGAATTGATGGATGAAACATGTTGGACACCTCTCAATATCCACTTTGCTTTTAGTGATGATTATGTTAGG GAGTATGTGGAAGCAAAGACAATGGCTGAGAAAGAAATCTTGAACTTTGGCAAAAATGGTTTTGAGGTTGTGAGCTTAGGTTGTGGTCTTGTGGGTGGAGATACACTCTTGTCAAATATTTCAACAAGTATGGCTGCTATATTATCAGCTGTAACTGGTAATGAAATTTCTTACCAACAACTCAAGTTCATAGAAGAAGTTGATGGAAAAGTTCCAATTGTACACATTGAAGATGTTTGTGAAGCTCATATTTTTGGTATGGAAACTGCATCTATAAATGGTCGTTTCTTGTGTGCTAGCTCCTTTGTTTCTTCTGCAGAAATTGCCAGTTATTACAAAGAAAAATTCCCAGAGTTTCATATCAACCAAAG GTATTTGGATGATCCAAAGAGAGCAGTGAAGTGGGGATCAAAGAAGCTTATGGATAAGGGTTTTGTGTATAAAAAAGATATGAAGAATATATTGGATGATAATATTAGCCGTGCTAAGGAAATTGGAGTTCTCAACTTGTCATCATCTGCTTAA